The Candidatus Methylomirabilota bacterium genome contains a region encoding:
- a CDS encoding SDR family NAD(P)-dependent oxidoreductase: MRLQGKIALVTGAQQGIGRAIALGLARAGADVGINYLDDRPAAEKVLEEVRAAGRRAVVVQADVGRPAETQAMVARVAGELGGLDVLVNNAGVFPRVPFLEMRESDWDLVLDVNLKGGFFCAQAAARAMLAAGRRGSIINLASQAIRGSVRGVHYSASKGGVVAMTRAMALELA, translated from the coding sequence ATGCGACTCCAGGGGAAGATCGCGCTCGTCACCGGGGCCCAGCAGGGGATCGGGCGGGCCATCGCGCTCGGGCTCGCCCGCGCCGGTGCGGACGTCGGGATCAACTACCTCGACGACCGGCCGGCCGCCGAGAAGGTGCTGGAGGAGGTCCGCGCCGCCGGGCGGCGGGCGGTCGTCGTCCAGGCCGACGTGGGGCGCCCCGCGGAGACCCAGGCGATGGTCGCGCGCGTCGCGGGCGAGCTGGGCGGGCTCGACGTCCTCGTCAACAACGCGGGCGTCTTCCCGCGCGTGCCGTTCCTCGAGATGCGCGAGAGCGACTGGGACCTCGTCCTCGACGTGAACTTGAAGGGCGGGTTCTTCTGCGCCCAGGCGGCGGCGCGCGCGATGCTCGCCGCCGGCCGGCGGGGCTCGATCATCAACCTGGCGTCCCAGGCCATCCGGGGTTCGGTGCGCGGCGTGCACTATTCGGCGAGCAAGGGCGGCGTGGTCGCGATGACCCGCGCGATGGCGCTCGAGCTGGC